Proteins found in one Aspergillus puulaauensis MK2 DNA, chromosome 8, nearly complete sequence genomic segment:
- a CDS encoding uncharacterized protein (COG:S;~EggNog:ENOG410PZ8S): MEHDQNITADSQFLSLCGITADTEPTSRIWHYTHDPERLVSVTSRIQDYATAFTPTGDVRALTSRARVDAILIMSLALAKRKRLNSAAATPQQCRDAENRLETLLWGNEQVVSLRGLSLSLNSCCIRHAVLDDVLWYGDPGELEASLVVVRTEELRGDADAGMGDVRYLAVLAAIAMVQQNRPKNPALDETYGILTDGVAWVFFRVDEDHKYSSLRLDWLEGQQQAIVGLIGRIMDASVAVKMAGEKLELNQLSWTLDWYRMASIWDIPRCVYLEEGEDDYSLENENEQQPNYHVFNERKMEWFSKLENQIPKSDNLEEINEEFKNALSESQKGKKENPIPSVAVTDIPATDVFKTLNLKREDRAVGRKHWELAPTERRTVSNHLKRNLEDIRLVYGRADENEAVIRLTIDAILLETMASIKRVESRKSLQMSLENPINYVYNTAEGKKQLTGRMDYTLWYGKQNEAETKLMVVEAKAVGEVPAGRYQAISYMALVQDARRKAGRAKAPIYGIATDTKDWEFIRMDATGVVDVHALSWDGGEDNIVISLIHKIVHEASCPSPASSNTVTRQKTIEELTGFVAKN; encoded by the exons ATGGAGCACGACCAGAACATCACCGCCGACAGCCAGTTCCTCTCGCTCTGCGGCATCACAGCGGACACCGAACCGACAAGTAGAATATGGCACTACACCCACGACCCCGAGCGATTGGTATCCGTCACCTCCCGCATACAAGACTACGCGACGGCCTTTACGCCCACCGGCGATGTTCGAGCCCTTACTTCCCGAGCTCGAGTGGAcgctatcctcatcatgTCGCTTGCTCTCGCCAAGAGAAAACGGCTGAACAGCGCGGCAGCCACCCCACAGCAGTGCAGGGATGCAGAGAACCGGCTGGAAACGCTTTTGTGGGGGAATGAGCAGGTTGTTTCGCTACGAGggctctcgctctctttgAACTCATGCTGCATTCGGCACGCGGTGCTGGATGATGTATTGTGGTATGGGGACCCGGGGGAGTTGGAAGCGAGCTTGGTTGTTGTTAGGACTGAGGAGCTGCGAggtgatgctgatgctggcATGGGGGACGTACGATACTTGGCTGTTCTTGCCGCTATAG CAATGGTTCAACAAAATCGACCCAAAAACCCCGCCCTTGACGAAACATACGGAATACTGACAGACGGAGTGGCATGGGTGTTCTTTCGCGTCGACGAGGACCATAAG TATTCATCGTTGAGGCTAGATTGGCTCGAGGGCCAACAGCAAGCCATTGTCGGCCTAATTGGCAGGATCATGGATGCTTCAGTCGCAGTGAAGATGGCAGGGGAGAAACTGGAATTGAATCAACTCTCGTGGACGCTTGATTGGTACAGGATGGCAAGTATTTGGGACATACCACGCTGTGTCTACTtagaagaaggggaggatgatTATTCACTCGAGAACGAAAATG AACAACAACCGAATTACCATGTATTTAACGAAAGAAAAATGGAGTGGTTTTCCAAGCTGGAAAACCAGATCCCAAAGTCTGACAATCTCGAGGAAATCAACGAGGAGTTCAAGAATGCCCTTTCCGAGTCACAGAAAGGCAAAAAGGAGAATCCTATTCCCTCCGTCGCCGTCACCGATATACCCGCAACAGACGTGTTCAAGACGCTTAACTTGAAGCGAGAGGATCGCGCGGTGGGAAGGAAACACTGGGAACTTGCGCCCACCGAAAGACGCACCGTCTCCAACCACCTGA AGCGCAACCTTGAGGATATTCGACTGGTGTATGGCCgcgccgacgagaacgaggCCGTAATCCGCCTCACAATCGACGCTATCCTTTTAgagaccatggccagcattAAGAGAGTAGAATCCCGCAAATCCCTTCAGATGTCGCTCGAAAACCCCATAAATTATGTCTACAATACTGCGGAGGGCAAGAAGCAGCTGACGGGCCGCATGGACTATACCTTATGGTATGGTAAACAAAACGAGGCCGAGACCAAACTGATGGTGGTCGAGGCGAAGGCCGTCGGCGAGGTCCCCGCTGGAAGATACCAGGCCATATCATACATGG CGCTTGTTCAGGACGCGCGCAGAAAGGCAGGGCGGGCCAAGGCTCCCATCTATGGAATAGCAACTGATACGAAGGACTGGGAATTCATCCGGATGGATGCAACTGGAGTG GTTGATGTTCACGCCCTAAGCTGGGACGGCGGGGAAGACAACATAGTGATATCTCTTATCCACAAGATAGTGCATGAGGCTTCATGCCCCTCTCCGGCCTCCTCGAACACCGTCACCCGTCAGAAGACGATCGAGGAACTCACAGGCTTCGTGGCGAAGAATTAG